A window from Mya arenaria isolate MELC-2E11 chromosome 9, ASM2691426v1 encodes these proteins:
- the LOC128246293 gene encoding uncharacterized protein LOC128246293, producing the protein MSNLSTIKAVHTRYVNTLSKEIETAQRLISGEGLEEEREINIALGDKCSKLLKCYSEKVETQMGKLLDLMGDSDAKSADSVVEKDCEILREAETYIIELEQLGERLIQKPKQETEKSQMIELQKQMQDLLHVQMQQQRELMVRQEKRDSQQKSCVKLPKLDLCPFNGDKLKWTQFWDAFECTVHDNKNLSKIEKFNYLQTKIVGEAKQAIAGLALSNENYTVAIDILKQRFGNPQEAVDLHYKKLMNMPAPNGKVDSLRAYLDTVEKHLRSLEVLHEDIEQHVFVSMIRSKLSGDVLRQIELKKGSKVKWTVHGLIDAFREYILACEHADDKDKLEKASDNTRVGAHKFQKPQERPQYSTYQSHRSERPFHKPLTSAETLYANVKGKSASGNFQIKCRYCNDRHWSDECLRYKGIEDRKKKLHGSCFKCLKEGHTARECKTKKLCVHCGEMDHHHRSLFPKKFGGKTTNVHLSEEIREDPSHNSATKGHVLISSDEMVLMQTAKASVGNRDTSVHETTRLLFDSGSQRTYITERLANKLGLKPTAEQELKFVTFGSEHTKVIKTKSVNIDITLKDGSCMKLTANVVPTISGTIQRNPLTKVLSKQMEYLINSVDLSDTIPRAQETTAIDVLIGNDYYLDIVLPQRIEIEPGLYLLSSKLGWILTGRLSEVESGTDTLSMFVLTHGTDITKQSTFSSLDASIPTKPDLEDFWNIESIGIIDNVDKSDDDIAMRKFQDTVRFDDGRYQVTWPWREEDFELPSNRQLALGRLRSTVARMCKRPELFKKYNTVIEDQLEKGVIKKVNFGDQDGVVHYIPHHAVITPQKTTTKLRVVYDASAKTRNENHSLNECLYRGLVILQQLCGMLIRFRMHRIAITADIEKAFLQIGLQLDQRDVTRFLWLKNCETPTVDKDNIQEFRFRRVPFGVISSPFLLGATVQTHMDKYSTSFAQQVKDNIYVDNLITGTNTDGEAICFYKEVKSIFKEASMNLREWMTNSEIVNQYIPSNDRADGKPMTVLGLYWNPKEDTIALKPTEAHEVETITKPVILKVVASTFDPLGLFSPVTLNGKLLMQQPWKEKLDWDDIVSDEHVQEWKTIKLDLERIPTFKLKRCVTNEADDSVTYSLVCFCDASERAYSSAIYLRQITDRAIKVELIFSKARLAPVKGMTIPKLEIMAVVIGVRCLEYVQSQVGVPIEQSVLYTDSQCVLKWISSEKKLPVFVQNRVNEIKKHTGIRFAYVKTTENPADIATRGYTVEKLTKSELWWNGPSCDEPVSSDEPVTNDEPVTSDEPVSSDEPVTNDEPVTNDEPVTSDEPVTSDEPVTYESSGEACLYTVPNGETISSADISIADTDVADGVSASPDIETDEERSDSDDTSVIIISDEEDDEEDDTVCRDTATRRVACLTTYTARVVYTYNGDTVIHEQFDTSIDSWSYEM; encoded by the exons ATGTCCAATCTGTCAACTATAAAGGCGGTGCACACCCGATATGTGAATACCTTGAGCAAAGAAATTGAAACAGCTCAAAGGTTGATATCAGGTGAAGGCCTGGAGGAAGAAAGAGAAATAAATATAGCATTGGGAGATAAATGTTCCAAACTGTTGAAATGCTACAGTGAAAAGGTGGAAACCCAAATGGGTAAATTGTTAGATTTGATGGGTGATAGCGACGCGAAAAGTGCGGATAGTGTGGTGGAAAAAGATTGTGAAATATTGAGAGAAGCAGAGACATACATTATAGAATTAGAGCAGCTTGGGGAAAGGTTGATACAGAAACCAAAACAAGAAACCGAAAAAAGTCAAATGATAGAGttgcaaaaacaaatgcaagATTTGCTACATGTTCAAATGCAGCAACAAAGAGAGTTAATGGTGCGTCAAGAAAAAAGAGACAGTCAACAAAAAAGTTGTGTAAAACTACCAAAGTTGGATTTGTGCCCATTTAACGGTGATAAATTAAAGTGGACACAATTTTGGGATGCGTTTGAATGCACAGTTCATGACAACAAGAATTTGtcgaaaattgaaaaattcAATTATCTTCAAACAAAGATTGTTGGTGAAGCTAAACAAGCAATTGCCGGATTGGCATTGTCAAACGAGAACTACACTGTGGCAATTGATATATTGAAGCAGAGGTTTGGAAATCCACAGGAGGCTGTGGATTTGCATTACAAAAAGCTGATGAATATGCCAGCACCAAATGGGAAAGTGGATAGTTTACGCGCATACCTAGATACAGTAGAGAAACATTTACGTAGTTTGGAGGTATTGCATGAAGATATTGAACAACATGTGTTCGTTTCAATGATTCGTTCCAAGCTGTCTGGGGATGTGTTAAGACAAATTGAGTTGAAAAAAGGATCAAAGGTAAAATGGACGGTGCATGGGCTAATAGACGCTTTCCGTGAATACATATTAGCCTGTGAACACGCCGACGACAAAGATAAATTGGAGAAAGCTTCAGATAATACTAGGGTGGGAGCACATAAGTTCCAGAAGCCCCAAGAGAGGCCACAGTATTCAACATACCAGTCCCACAGAAGTGAACGACCTTTCCATAAGCCATTAACCTCTGCTGAAACATTATATGCTAATGTGAAAGGTAAATCAGCATCAGGGAATTTCCAGATTAAATGCAGGTATTGCAATGACCGTCACTGGAGTGATGAATGTTTGAGGTACAAAGGGATTGAAGATCGGAAGAAAAAACTGCATGGGTCATGCTTTAAATGTCTTAAAGAAGGACATACAGCCAGGGAATGTAAGACGAAAAAATTGTGTGTTCATTGTGGTGAAATGGATCATCACCACAGAAGTTTGTTCCCAAAGAAATTCGGAGGGAAAACCACAAATGTGCATCTTTCAGAGGAGATAAGGGAAGACCCATCTCACAATAGTGCTACAAAGGGTCATGTGTTGATATCGTCCGATGAAATGGTGCTCATGCAAACCGCCAAGGCGAGTGTAGGCAATAGAGACACATCAGTTCATGAAACAACTCGATTGTTGTTTGATTCGGGATCACAAAGGACGTATATCACGGAACGACTAGCTAACAAACTAGGTTTAAAACCTACAGCCGAACAGGAACTGAAGTTTGTTACGTTCGGAAGTGAACATACAAAGGTAATAAAGACAAAATCAGTGAACATTGACATTACCTTAAAGGACGGATCCTGTATGAAGTTGACAGCAAATGTAGTGCCTACAATAAGTGGAACAATTCAGAGGAATCCATTGACGAAGGTGCTTTCAAAACAAATGGAATATTTGATTAATAGTGTAGACCTATCAGATACTATTCCAAGAGCTCAGGAAACCACAGCAATTGATGTCTTGATTGGGAATGACTATTACTTAGATATTGTGTTACCCCAACGAATAGAGATTGAACCCGGACTGTATTTGTTATCTTCAAAACTTGGATGGATTTTAACAGGCCGTTTGAGTGAAGTTGAAAGTGGAACTGATACACTGAGCATGTTTGTGTTGACGCATGGTACAGACATCACAAAACAAAGTACATTTTCAAGCTTAGATGCTTCAATTCCTACTAAGCCAGATTTGGAAGATTTCTGGAACATCGAGTCGATTGGCATAATTGACAATGTGGACAAGTCCGATGATGACATCGCCATGCGAAAATTCCAGGACACCGTTAGATTTGACGATGGTCGCTATCAAGTTACATGGCCATGGCGTGAAGAAGATTTCGAACTGCCATCTAACCGACAACTTGCTCTTGGTCGTCTGAGGTCCACAGTGGCGAGAATGTGTAAAAGACCAGAGCTTttcaaaaaatacaacacaGTGATTGAGGATCAGTTGGAAAAGGGTGTTATTAAAAAGGTGAACTTTGGAGACCAGGATGGCGTGGTTCACTATATTCCCCACCACGCGGTTATTACACCACAAAAAACGACCACCAAATTACGAGTAGTGTACGACGCGTCCGCGAAGACACGAAATGAGAACCACAGTCTTAATGAATGTTTGTATCGTGGTCTAGTGATTTTGCAACAGTTGTGCGGGATGCTTATACGATTCCGTATGCACAGGATAGCAATTACTGCTGATATAGAGAAGGCCTTCCTTCAAATAGGATTACAATTAGACCAACGAGATGTTACCAGATTTCTCTGGTTGAAGAACTGTGAAACACCGACGGTGGACAAGGATAACATTCAAGAGTTTCGTTTTCGTCGAGTCCCGTTTGGTGTTATTTCAAGCCCATTTCTTTTAGGCGCAACGGTGCAAACACATATGGACAAATACAGTACAAGTTTTGCGCAACAAGTGAAAGATAACATCTACGTAGACAATTTGATAACTGGAACTAACACTGATGGTGAAGCAATATGTTTTTACAAAGAAGTGAAATCAATATTCAAAGAAGCATCAATGAACTTACGAGAGTGGATGACTAATAGTGAAATAGTTAATCAATACATTCCCAGCAATGACAGAGCTGACGGAAAACCAATGACTGTTCTTGGATTATATTGGAATCCAAAGGAAGATACAATTGCACTAAAACCTACGGAAGCCCATGAAGTCGAGACTATAACCAAGCCTGTTATCCTGAAAGTCGTAGCTTCAACATTTGATCCGCTTGGATTATTTTCTCCAGTAACTTTGAATGGAAAGCTGCTGATGCAACAGCCGTGGAAAGAGAAGCTTGATTGGGATGATATCGTTTCAGATGAACATGTCCAAGAGTGGAAAACAATCAAGCTCGATCTTGAAAGGATACCCACCTTCAAATTGAAAAGATGTGTTACCAATGAAGCTGATGACAGTGTGACCTACAGTTTGGTGTGTTTTTGTGACGCCTCTGAAAGGGCGTATTCGTCGGCTATTTATCTTCGCCAAATAACCGACAGGGCCATCAAAGTAGAGCTTATCTTTTCTAAGGCAAGACTTGCTCCTGTGAAAGGAATGACCATTCCAAAATTAGAGATAATGGCAGTTGTCATCGGTGTTAGATGTTTAGAGTATGTTCAGAGTCAGGTCGGTGTGCCGATTGAACAATCGGTGTTATACACCGATTCTCAATGTGTATTAAAGTGGATTTCATCTGAGAAGAAACTTCCGGTGTTTGTTCAAAATAGGGTAAATGAGATCAAGAAGCACACCGGTATAAGATTTGCATATGTAAAGACAACTGAAAACCCAGCTGATATCGCTACACGTGGATATACTGTTGAAAAGCTTACTAAAAGTGAATTGTGGTGGAACGGACCATCTTG TGACGAACCCGTTTCCAGTGACGAACCCGTTACCAACGACGAGCCCGTTACCAGTGACGAACCCGTTTCCAGTGACGAACCCGTTACCAACGACGAACCCGTTACCAACGACGAACCCGTTACCAGCGACGAACCCGTTACCAGTGACGAACCCGTTACTTACGAATCCAGCGGAGAAGCATGTTTATACACCGTGCCAAATGGAGAGACTATT